CCATGTTTCACACATTTTCAAACTATACCactttatttaatattcttGGATACTATGTATGGAATAGAtagataaaagtaaaaactcACAGAGAGATTGGTTAATGTCCTTTTTGAGTCAACCATCAACCTCAAGTCAAGATCTTGATCAAGGCATGAGACGTCAAGAATTAAGTGCTCAAAACATTAAGATCAGCCTAATGAACAAGAAAACGGAAGTTTCATAATCATGTCTGAAAGTACTGAAAATgtggaaagagagaagagggaCGAACTTGCCTTGTACATATTAAGTCGTTTATGTTGATTGTCCACCTTACATCTACAGTCGATGGTTACATCAGGACGAGTGTTGTCTAATACCTGAAAAACCAAACCTCAAAACTTTCAAATAATGAAACCAGAGAGAGACGTACATTATACTAAATCTTAACAAAGAGAAACAGAACAACGAAAGAACCACACCTTCACGAGATACAACTCCTTGGTCTTTTCAACACAAAATCCCATATCAGGTACACCTCCATACTCAATGTTTACCACATAAGACTTTGGGACATTTGTTTGGAAAGATTTCTTCAATTTATTCAATGTCCTCACTTCAACCAACGGACCATCTCTTACGGTTTCTGATGATCCATATAATTAAGTGTTTGTGCTAGGTTGCATTTTTGATCTAGGCTCACTGCACCAATTTGATAAGGTCGAAACggtaaaagtaaaactacattagtcaaattattaaataacCATGGCATGCACAAGACAAAAACTAACCGTACaccatataagaaaaattgAGGAAAGAGTCTTTTACCTATGGAACAAAACTTTCCCAAATCGAGCGATCAGTCTGAGATTGACTTTGACATCCTCAGATCCATAACGTAGCAGCATCTTCTTTGCCCTACCAAACCCTAATATAAGATCATCCTCCACCTTCGCTGCTACCCATAACCATGGATTTTCCGGTTTTATGTAATCGCTCTTCGTTAAGATTACCAGAGACTTTTCTTCTGTGTCTCTCCTCCATTCTGAAGAAACGGGCACAAGTTGGAAGCTGTCGTCGCCATTTGAACTAACGAGAAGCAATCTTGAAATCCAATCGTCCGCGTAGATTATTGTTCTATCACTATTTCCGAGGGTTTTATTGGGTTTTGTTGGAACAGGGGATGCTCTCACTGCAACGTTTTCATGTCGTTTATGTGGTGGAACGTAAGACATCTCTGTAAATAATGATATGATACGAGATATATTAAACCTTTATTCCAAACGAGAAAACAAGTCTCTGAGCAACGAGtagtaagagaagaagaaacgaaatcATACCTTTTTATCACTTATCAGCCCAATAAGCTGTTTATACTAACAAGTCACAAGAAGAGGGAAACTGAAAagacgagacgagacgagacgGTTCGGTCTCTTTAATTATCACTAGCTATCTTTCTTTACTCTTGGAAATGtacaaaatatttcattttttttttaatttcccaatTTTTCATATCAAGAATAAACctataaagaaaatgaaagtcTAGTGAGAACATTTTCATCTTATGAGTCTTGATATTTTGGAAACTCTCTTAGACAGTATATTCTTTTGAAAAAGGCTAGGGAACTTTTGAACAATTAaaatagtttgttttcttttgtaaaaccaaaacatGTTCATATTAGATTCTACAGTTTGcttgccaacaacaacaaaaaaaaaagattctacagttttaaatatagaaatcaAATTGTTGACCGGAGATATATCTATAGGAATgcaacataaaaatatatatttaattcaaaatCTTAAGGAAGACAAGGAAATCTGAAACCCAAACGATAATATTTGATTTAAACTATAATCCAAAAGATATGTGAATATTCCCACAAAATATAGATGAGCCAAAATCTGAAAAAAGCAACAAAGTTTGGAGCAAGTAGGAACAAAAACTGAAAGGGAAACACAAGAGAAACAAAGTGACAACActatatttctttcaaaaagTAATACCAAACTGATTTCAGACAATCTTTCAGCATGTCTGAAACACATTTCTTCTCCACATTTTCCTCCTGAAATTGTAAACATACTAACTATTGTCACTTGTTGACCATCACTATAATTAGAAGAACAtgtcttaaaaaaattagaggaaGATCTTACCTTTATTAGTATAGTACTCAAAGCTTTTAATTTGATATTCACTTCCCTTGAGGTACCTCCAATTCCAGTACGGAAATCATATCGATCAGCCTCTCGAATTTGAAGCCTCAGAGTCTGGTTTCTGTACGTAGTAGTCACAGTATGCCAAATACCACAAACCCTATATCGATCCGCGCAAGAATTTTGCCCAAGCGGCCACCTTAATCCACCTTTCACAGTTGGATCTATCGCCGCTGAATCAGTCAATTCTTTAAGACTCTTAATCTCATTCTCCTGGATACAATCAAAGAGGCATATCACATCTTAACATATACACTTGCTTAATATCCTTCATCTCATTTTCTTGGATATACTAAGTATGGAATATACATAGCCAACTCACAGAGAGATTAGTTAATGTCCCTTTTGAGTCAACTAGCAACCTCATGTCAAGATCTTGATCAAGGCATGAGACGTCAAGATTTAAGTGCCTCAAAGCATTAAGCTCAGcctgaataaaaaataaacaaaagcttCAATATGATTCTCTGAAAATGTGGCAAGAGAGAAGACGAAAAAGCCTTACCTTGTAAAAATTGAGTCGTTTACGTTGTTGGTCCACCATACATTTACAGGAGATGGTTATATCAGGACGAGTGATGTCTGATACCTAGTTATGAAAACCAGAAACCAAGcctaaaaaatctttaaaactaaattataaacacaaatcatgaatcttacaaaacaaatattaaaccaCCTTCACATGATACAACTCCTTGGGTTCTTCAACACAGAATCCCATATTGTGTACTACTCCATAGCCAATGTTCTCGAAATAAGACTTTGGGACATTTGTATGAAACGTTTTCTTCAAATTTTCCAGTATGCATTGAGATAACGGACCATCTGTTAGACTTAGAACTTCTGATGAACTAACACTGCATCAATTTGATAAGATTGGAACTGGTAAACTCGTTTATTCgacatagcaaaaaaaaaaaagactcagtTAACGAGAAAATGCCCAAACCATAGTCCCTAACTCCTTATGCCTAAAATGATGTTTAACATGATATATAGCTCTGTAGCTAACCGACTCAACTATAGATTCCAAGTTGTCAACACATTACATTAATGCTCTTAGACCAACACAAGTCTTAGTACTAACCAACCATGTAAAACAGAGTTAGTTGTGGGTGTGTGTGTCTGAGAAAGTAAATGGaataaaaattaaggaaaagtAAAAAGTTGTGTTACCCATGGAAAACAACTTTTCCAAATCGAGCGATCAGTCTGGGTTTGACATCCTCTGATCCGTAACGTAGCAACGTCTTCTTTGCCCTATCAAATCCCATTATAAGATCATCTTCCACCTTCTCTGTTACCCACAACCATGGAGTTTCCAGTTTTCCAATCTCACTCTTGGCTAAGATTACCAAAGACTTTTCTTTAGCGTCTTTCCTCCATAATGAAGAAACAGGCACAAGTTGAAAGTTGTTGTCCTCTGATTCTGAACAAACAAGAAACCATCTAGAAATGCAATCCTTCGCGTATATGATCTTTGTATTAGCACTCGCGAGGTTTTTATTAAGCTTCGGACGTAGAGAAGGTAGAACAGAGGATGCTCTCATTCCTACATTTTCATGCCGTTTATGTGGTGGTACGTAAGACATATTCtctgaataaaaaaaacatatacaagaaaaaattaaaccttaattgccaaaacaaaaagcatgtGTCCGAGCCACGAGTATGAgaagaagtaacaaaaaaaGCATACCTTTTTAACAGCTCAAGTACCTGTTTAGATACTCACATGAAGAACAAGGATCACAGAAGAGGAAACAGAAAAGGCGCAGTGTTAACTGAAGTGGAAGAGACGTGACGGTTTGGTTTACTTATCAGTAGCACTTTAGTCTTCGAAATGTgcatattattaaaattaacatatcATGATGACTCATAAAGTCTAATTagaacagttttattttatggttaaaaaaatctcttttcttctataaaatttatatgaaaaaatttgTAGCAAAAGTGTTGGTTGTATACTATGCAATTCAAATACTGAACTCATTATTCTACTCGTAACCactagaaaaaacaaaaagaaaataaattaaaaaataatgtaaaataaattaaacaattttttgagtaatgaaaaaaaattatgcagaGGAGAAGGAACAAAATAATAACTGGTAATCAAACAATGAcaatatcttttaaatttatattaaatattaaataaatcagatTTCAATGAAAAATACTAagattacttttgatttttaatgtgtatataatgaattttacatttgattttaaaacaaaatttgtgaatcgaatatatatatttcgtatTAAATACTAGCTATTAAAAattaacctaaaaataaaaaaatcaagagtaatttaaaatatttttagtttttgtataaACACCTCTTAACTTTATTTTACTATGCatacaattttcaaataaagCTTTAGAATTAATGTAAcatgaaattcatatcaaaaatagTTTATCAAATACTTATCTAGATCATTGTTTAGGTAGTATGAAATCTAACTAGTATTGttagaaaatataaacaacataaaccaaaattcaagtaattatttttaattgatcTCTACGgtaaaaatgttttgaaaatttgttgatcaaatgtttttatttgtcaGCCCAAAATTTACCttagtttcttaaaaaaaaccagcttttttttgttctaatcaAAAATTTTATCTACTACAAAAAGATACATTAAATGTACGTTACATGTCAACTATAAcgattattttgtattttctagattatatattaaatatatatatttggaccGTTTTAAACGACTATCAACGTTCGTGCGTCTACTTCGATCATATGTAAAGCTAAATGATAAAAAGTAGATCGTTTAactttacatatgttttaattatataatttatactaaGCTTTTAGATCGGTACGTGCTAGTAATTTGACAATTTTTGtactttctttattttaattaaacattaaataCGTTAAGCTTCTAGATCGGTACGTGTTAGTAATatgacaatttttttactttatatattttaattaagcattttatacaattattttttagatcAATATGAGCTAAtcatttgacaattttttttttactttttatgttCTAATTAGGTATCTTATACGATAAGCAATATATCGACACTTATTAATCATCCAAAGATTTGTTTCTAAACACTGGATACATCCCAGTTACAGCATAATACAGCTCACTCGAGATACGTTATAACTAATATGAAGTGTTTGAGGAAAATATTGACGAATATGAAAATAAacagatttataattttaataggtAAAATCAGCACATTGACAACTCAtacacacaaatttaaaagtagaaaaaattattcaactttatttttttgcgaaatttgtttcatttatagaaataaaccaaaacatatttatttttaattgcacAAAATTGAATGTAGAATTAaaattgttgaccaaaaaaattatagtattgaatgaaaaaaattaagatattttttcattCCAACTTTATTCGCCCCCCCCCCccaatattagaaaaagaaaaaataaatcaataattccaaaacataaaacgtacaaaaagattaataataaaaaaacgtatttaaataataaaaaaacgtatagaaatcaaaaaatataaaatacaaaaaaaaaaaaaaaagagagagagagacagcgTGGAGAGTAAAGCTATTGGTAGCATGGCTGCAACAGAAGGCCAAGTGTTtggttttacaattttattttaactcgTAGTGTTAATTAACCCAATTAGCCCTTTCCTCCTTCAGGGTTTATTTAACTTCCCCTTTCTCCTTTCTcgtttcctctcttttcttttttcttaaaccactctctcttgttcttcctcctgaacccataaaaaaaaaaatcacactccaaattgttgtttgctgatttttttttttctctcaagagTTTGTTTTAAATGAAGAGGCGCTTAACGAGTacgaattcttcttcttcttctccatcttcctctgtttcttcttcaactactACTTCATCTCCTATTCAATCGGAGACTCCACGGCCTAAACGAGCCAACAAGAGGGCTaagaagccttctccttctgGTGATAAACCAAATAACCCGACAAGCCCTGCTTCCACCAGACGCAGCTCTATCTACAGAGGAGTCACTAGGTTTTTGGTCTAATTAaacgatttgtttttttttttctcttcagattggatttgttttttttttcttctgaaactGCATTTGTGATATATTGCATGTTTGATTGTGTGATTGTATAGACATAGATGGACTGGGAGATTCGAGGCTCATCTTTGGGACAAAAGCTCTTGGAATTCGATTCAGAACAAGAAAGGCAAACaaggtttggtttgggttttgcTTATTAAAactctttgttctgttttgataaagatctgattttttttgaactgataaagtttgattcttttattttgttgatgtttGATCTCAACTTCGTCACTGCCCCATCTGCAATTTCTTCCTCTACTCATCAGTTTATCTGGGTATGTTGCTCTAATTCTCTTAAACCATAGATcagtttttgggttttaccaaattgaaaaaaaagaaaagagagagggggtggatttggtcagaagaagaaTCTCAACTGCTTCACCCGTAATTGCAGGAGCATATGACAGCGAAGAAGCAGCAGCACATACGTACGATCTGGCTGCTCTCAAGTACTGGGGACCCGACACCATCTTGAATTTTCCGgtaaaccaaacaaattaatCAGATTGATGATGCATGTTGTTATAAGTAGTGTGGTTTGAATATCTAGTCGATCTTGGTGGTggtgttttaattaaatttgtttatggGGGAGACAAAGCAGGCAGAGACGTATACAAAGGAGTTGGAAGAAATGCAGAGAGTGACAAAGGAAGAATATTTGGCTTCTCTCCGCCGCCAGAGCAGTGGTTTCTCTAGAGGCGTCTCTAAATATCGCGGCGTCGCTAggttccttttttcttctttttctcttttctttttaattatggAATTTATTAACCAAAAcgagaaatatatttttcttttctcaataaGAGAATTattaataggaaaatatgtttatgactttttttttttaaatcatgagGATTTgcttttagaatattctctctttttaaaacctttttttttttttaaatcataattaagtttttgtttgaGTACTTTCCTGCATATTGTTAAAAAATGTGATTCGGTTTTTgagaaatgtttgttttgtttattcaacttttatttttgtaaaaactaaataaagttTTATGATTATGTTACAGGCATCACCATAACGGAAGATGGGAGGCTCGGATTGGAAGAGTTTTTGGAAACAAGTACTTGTACCTCGGCACCTACAGTACGTACCTCCTTTCCCTTTTCccctaatcttttttattttattttattttataaaatattttcagatttttttaaaatggtttgCATAATCgactattttatttataaactacCGGACATAACGGATCATTTAGttgatacttttaaaaattattagtctGGTTCTTTTCTCTGTTATGCCTTCTCGAATAGTATGATTTTTGTAAGTATAAAATAGAGTGTGATAATGTTTGAACTGTGGGTTTAAGACTTTGTTTAGTTAGACTTAGAGTGTAACTGATAGACAATTAGAATAATATAATGGCAAGGCAGTGGGGTTTGAATTACACAAACACACACTACTGACTCACGTGAGCCGAGAGTTTTGACATCATGTCCCTTCAGCTCACcctaattgattttttttttttgaactttaatcaattcaacttttgttttataactttttttaattacctgATCTCTGCATAATTACCTTTTAAATTCTGCATTTTTTGTGGATCCGATACTCTGAATACAAAAATTGAGAACTCTGCACAAGGAATATTAACAACTCTTTTGCTGAGTAAAGTAATATCAAcactttttaaatttgttttgctGACTCCTTACCGGGTCCGCAGATTAGTACGTGACCTAATCTTCAACAAATCTCgtattagtatttttgaaattttcttttttgttttttcctagAATTCGGATTCAGATTTTGCAAGAATATAGGTGCTTAGGCAGTGTTCTATAACAAGGACACATATCAttcttattttatacaaaacaaaagaaaatatttttattgttttgaaaaagaGAGTAGTCAAAAGTATAGATGTGAAACTGCtgtataagaataataatgtAAGTTACAAGTGTAGAGGCGCGTGTAGCGCGTAGGTCACGTGATAACACGCTCACTtcataaaatgacaaaatagtTCAGAGAGGGGTTAGGACCAAACCCGAGGTCGATCTGGTTtgctcttgtctttttttttttttttcataagttTCTTATTTAAATTGGTTTAAAGAGTTGAGACTGTTCTCAGTAGGAGTCACGAGCCCTCAcgtgcatctctctctctcaagtctcaaccatATCTTTCATCTTGTCCTCCGAACAAAATCTGGGGTCTTCtttattatcttctttcttttttataataattgtcTTTCTCTACCTTCTACTTTAGAAAGCTACCTAACTTACAACTTAATAGTAATATGAGTTCTAATTAGAGCTTAGAGTGTTGACACACTAGGTAGgtgtttattttattgttaagtaATTTAGTTATCGTACGTTCGtgtattatactattatacaaaaatattattggaaTTAGTTTAAGTTACAAGTTTGGACTCTTTTAGTGTAGTAGAGCGGCGCAGTGGAGGAGAAATGGTCTCATACACGCCTCACACAAATCGTGTAACCCTAGTTGTCCCTACGAAACACGTCACTCAATtcttgtattgatttttttttcttttgtctttttattagGTATCATAAATTCTTAActtttttaaatgttgaaacgacaaaaaaatgaaacactTCTTTTAACACTTGTTTGGGCTTATTTGGTTGTAGCACTTGCCAAGTATGTGAGAAAGATAACACTGTCTCAGTTTACATTGTCTTAATTTAGAAGTTCTTTACTTATAATGTTTGCTAATTTATTGGTTTTACAGATACGCAGGAGGAAGCTGCAGCGGCTTATGACATGGCAGCTATAGAGTATCGAGGTGCCAACGCGGTTACTAATTTCGACATTAGTAATTACATCGACCGGTTAAAGAAGAAAGGTGTTTACCCGTTCCCTGTGAGCCAAGCTAACCATCAAGAAGAGGCTATTCTTGCTGAAGCCAAACAAGAGATTGAAGCTAAAGAAGAACCTACAGAAGAAGTGAAACAACAGTACGTGGAAGAGCCACCACAACAAGtacagaaagaagagaaagcagagCAGCAAGGAGAAGAGTTTGTGgcatacaaagaagaagaggcgGCGGTGGTCAATTGCTGCATAGACTCTTCAGCCATAATGGGAATGAATCGTTGTTCGGACGACAATGAGCTGGCTTGGAACTTCTGTATGATGGATTCAGGGTTTGCTCCGTTCTTGACGGATCAAAATCTCCCTAATGAGAATCCCATCGAGTATCCCGAGCTTTTCAACGAGTTAGCATTTGAGGAGAACATTGACTTCATGTTCGAGGAAGGGAAGAACGAGTACTTGGGGTTGGGAAATCTGGATTGTTGCGATGTTGTTGTGGTGGGAAGAGAGAGCCcaacttcttcgtcttctccgttGTCTTGCTTTTCTACTGACTctgcttcatcatcaacaacaacaacctctgTTTCTTGTAACTATTCTGTCTGAGAGAGCTATGTATTCTAGTTTGaatttctgcttcttcttgttctatCTTCTTATGTTGAGTTCTGCTAGGGTTTGTATTTTCATTTCAGGGCTTGTTCGTTGGTTCTGAATAATCAATGTATTTGCCCCTTTTCTagctctcttttcttttctaatgtTACAATTAGTGAAGGTAagtaaaaatccaaaacaaatagTAAAACGAAACAGAGAAGTGGATGAAGTTTGCTTGACTTTTCGGTTGTATGCAACCAAAGACAAAAATGAGGCTAAGTAAGAGGCCTATCAATTTTTCAGGAATCTATGCAAAATGAAAGAGTTTCAAAGAATCTAAGACTATTAGAAGGTTTCAAAGGTACTTGGAGTGGAAAATATGGGTCTCCACTGTTTTATTTTGGCTCGGAATACATGTTTATagattgtttttgctttttaattttgtaaaagcaGTTCTGATAAAATTGACAttgaaatcacaaaaaaaaatggaaagtcgCAGGAGTGTTTATCTTGCTCATTTGATTCTTTAGATAATACAGAGTAGGATGTGGAGCATAAATAAGCAGATGGTTCATATAATAATATGATACATGATAAAAGTCTTGAAAACATTTCACCCACAATAAGTCTAAGCAGCAAGCTACTGATCACACAGTACATATTTTTTAAGGCTTTAAAATACATAACTAAGAAACATGACAGTTTAAGGTTTTAGCAGCACCAGTCTTATGCTTTTAAGTAGCTTATATTAATTAGATAGATAGTGATAGCACCGGCAATCTAGCTTTTCAAAACCTTTAATTATTCAAGAAGGTGGAAGGTAATGATGTCAGAGGCAGAAGGTGCATGAAGGGCATGGTTGGGGTAATGGTGGTGATGGTTCTGGTGGTAACGAAGTGCGTAAGCACGCGACCCTTCGATTTGATATCCAAGAACTGAGTCGTAATCTCCTCCATTGTCTACTAGTCCATAGTGAGGATCTTCGGCTCTTAGTTCCTAAATTCaccaaaacattttaataatcCATATTCCAAATAACTAAGTCTAACACTGTTAAATTCGAAATGACATGACATGTCTGATATAGAACACATAAGAATGACTGGTCAATCTACACTACATTTTTTCCATTCGGTAGTATTTTGATTAGAAGAATCAAGAGAAAACATAATAGTGACTGGTCAATCTACACTACATTTCTATCCTTTTAATCATTGGCTACATGCATGTATATAGTATGCATAAAAACAACATGTAagggaaacaaaaagagatattACCAGCTCATGTATGAGATTCTTTTGTATGTCTTGTTGACTTTTGTTCTGCAAATGTGTAAACCACAAGAGAAACTATTAAAATACCGAACTTATTATGCGATCACCATATTATATGCTTAGTGTTACCTTTATCCATTTGCTTAAACACAAAAACGGGATAATTTTCTTAGAAAAGTGTTATCAACGAGTAAGTGTGTAACACAAAATTGTTGAGACAAATAATATGCTAAAATGGGAAAGTGAGTGGACAGAAGATGTGACCTTTTTCTTGGTGGTCTCGATCTGGTTTCCAAGGGATTTAATCTGCACAattaacataaattaattaaaaatcgcTTACATATATTATCCAACAGTACACAAAATGTTTCCTtttaaaacacaacaacaaaagccATTTTATCTATAGTTAAACTCAAAAACTAATGTGTGagtatatatgaataattaaaaCCCTAGCTAGATATGAGCAAAATCAATAGAAGTAAGAACCTTGCGCTCACGAACGAGTTTGAAAGTGTTTTCCATTTCATCCTCAAGACGACGCAACTCGTGATAATCAAGTTCCTCCAAACACTCACCGAGCCTCTGCCTACAATTTgtacaaattatatatcaaaaatttttaatttgtgtttgcaATTCAAAGTTATGTTTTAAGTGACATAGATGAGATCAAGTGAGAGAAACAAATACTTGATCTGAGTCCGGAGATTTCTATTTGTCTCCAACAGTTTCCTCTTGGTTTCTTGCATTCTCTGCCACAAATACATCACAAATTTTAccaaccatacaaaaaaaaaaaaaacatatcaagaacaagaagaaggatCTAAGAGGGAACATAACCTCATATTGAGTGCTCCAAACATCGACATCAGAAATTGATTGGTACAGATCTACGATCTCCTTTGTTCTATAGCCACCAAAATCACCCAAAAGAAAGAAGTCGTTAATTAATTAGAAGATAACAAAGCAGTTTAGTAGTTTAAATTAAGAGTGGGGTAATTATAAGAGAGATCCGTGTATGTACGTGGTGTTAGGGCTGATATACTCATGAAGCTTGTTGGAGCTAGAGAACATGATAATCGAAACCCTAGCAT
The Camelina sativa cultivar DH55 chromosome 6, Cs, whole genome shotgun sequence genome window above contains:
- the LOC104699120 gene encoding uncharacterized protein LOC104699120: MSYVPPHKRHENVAVRASPVPTKPNKTLGNSDRTIIYADDWISRLLLVSSNGDDSFQLVPVSSEWRRDTEEKSLVILTKSDYIKPENPWLWVAAKVEDDLILGFGRAKKMLLRYGSEDVKVNLRLIARFGKVLDGPLVEVRTLNKLKKSFQTNVPKSYVVNIEYGGVPDMGFCVEKTKELYLVKVLDNTRPDVTIDCRCKVDNQHKRLNMYKHLILDVSCLDQDLDLRLMVDSKRTLTNLSENEIKNLKELTDSAVIDPNVKGGLKWPLGKSSSADRYNVCGVWHTVTTTYGNRTMKLRTTKADRYDFRTGVGGTTREVDLKLKAVSSILLKEENVERKCVSDMLKDCLKTVWDYFLKAV
- the LOC104791704 gene encoding floral homeotic protein APETALA 3; translation: MARGKIQIKRIENQTNRQVTYSKRRNGLFKKAHELTVLCDARVSIIMFSSSNKLHEYISPNTTTKEIVDLYQSISDVDVWSTQYERMQETKRKLLETNRNLRTQIKQRLGECLEELDYHELRRLEDEMENTFKLVRERKIKSLGNQIETTKKKNKSQQDIQKNLIHELELRAEDPHYGLVDNGGDYDSVLGYQIEGSRAYALRYHQNHHHHYPNHALHAPSASDIITFHLLE
- the LOC104791703 gene encoding ethylene-responsive transcription factor WRI1 isoform X2; translated protein: MKRRLTSTNSSSSSPSSSVSSSTTTSSPIQSETPRPKRANKRAKKPSPSGDKPNNPTSPASTRRSSIYRGVTRHRWTGRFEAHLWDKSSWNSIQNKKGKQVYLGAYDSEEAAAHTYDLAALKYWGPDTILNFPAETYTKELEEMQRVTKEEYLASLRRQSSGFSRGVSKYRGVARHHHNGRWEARIGRVFGNKYLYLGTYNTQEEAAAAYDMAAIEYRGANAVTNFDISNYIDRLKKKGVYPFPVSQANHQEEAILAEAKQEIEAKEEPTEEVKQQYVEEPPQQVQKEEKAEQQGEEFVAYKEEEAAVVNCCIDSSAIMGMNRCSDDNELAWNFCMMDSGFAPFLTDQNLPNENPIEYPELFNELAFEENIDFMFEEGKNEYLGLGNLDCCDVVVVGRESPTSSSSPLSCFSTDSASSSTTTTSVSCNYSV
- the LOC104791703 gene encoding ethylene-responsive transcription factor WRI1 isoform X1, with the protein product MKRRLTSTNSSSSSPSSSVSSSTTTSSPIQSETPRPKRANKRAKKPSPSGDKPNNPTSPASTRRSSIYRGVTRHRWTGRFEAHLWDKSSWNSIQNKKGKQVYLGAYDSEEAAAHTYDLAALKYWGPDTILNFPQAETYTKELEEMQRVTKEEYLASLRRQSSGFSRGVSKYRGVARHHHNGRWEARIGRVFGNKYLYLGTYNTQEEAAAAYDMAAIEYRGANAVTNFDISNYIDRLKKKGVYPFPVSQANHQEEAILAEAKQEIEAKEEPTEEVKQQYVEEPPQQVQKEEKAEQQGEEFVAYKEEEAAVVNCCIDSSAIMGMNRCSDDNELAWNFCMMDSGFAPFLTDQNLPNENPIEYPELFNELAFEENIDFMFEEGKNEYLGLGNLDCCDVVVVGRESPTSSSSPLSCFSTDSASSSTTTTSVSCNYSV
- the LOC104791702 gene encoding uncharacterized protein LOC104791702, which codes for MSYVPPHKRHENVGMRASSVLPSLRPKLNKNLASANTKIIYAKDCISRWFLVCSESEDNNFQLVPVSSLWRKDAKEKSLVILAKSEIGKLETPWLWVTEKVEDDLIMGFDRAKKTLLRYGSEDVKPRLIARFGKVVFHGVSSSEVLSLTDGPLSQCILENLKKTFHTNVPKSYFENIGYGVVHNMGFCVEEPKELYHVKVSDITRPDITISCKCMVDQQRKRLNFYKAELNALRHLNLDVSCLDQDLDMRLLVDSKGTLTNLSENEIKSLKELTDSAAIDPTVKGGLRWPLGQNSCADRYRVCGIWHTVTTTYRNQTLRLQIREADRYDFRTGIGGTSREVNIKLKALSTILIKEENVEKKCVSDMLKDCLKSVWYYFLKEI